Proteins encoded by one window of Vitis riparia cultivar Riparia Gloire de Montpellier isolate 1030 chromosome 11, EGFV_Vit.rip_1.0, whole genome shotgun sequence:
- the LOC117924707 gene encoding phospholipase D alpha 1-like: MEQILLHGTLHGTIYEVDRLSSGGPWNFVDKLKRRIERAGSSKVYVTIDLDKARVGRTRKLENEETKPHWSECFHIYCAHKASHVVFSVKQENPIGATVIGRAQLPVEELLEGEVDRWLELFHHDRTPIHGGSKLHVKLQFFDVTRECNWSRGITSPKFPGVPYTFFPQRKGCRVLLYQDAHIPNNFIPKIPLSGGKYYEPHRCWEDIFHAISNAKQLIYITGWSVYTKITLVRYSRGQKPGEHATLGELFNKKTSTLGELLKKKASEGVRVLMLVWDDRTSVKLLKKDGLMATHDEDTGKYFHGSEVHCVLCPRDPDNGLSIVQDIEISTMFTHHQKIVVVDSEMPNRGLERRRIVSFIGGIDLCDGRYDTPTHTIFRTLDTVNHDDFRQPNFPNSSITKGGPREPWHDVHCRLEGAIAWDVLFNFEQRWRKQGGKDLLVQLRELDDIIIPPSPVMFPEDHETWNVQLFRSIDGGAAFGFPDSPEDAARAGLIRGSDHIIDRSIQDAYIHAIRRAKNFIYIENQYFLGSSFCWNSDGLKVEDIGASHLIPKELSLKVVSKIEAGERFSIYVVVPMWPEGIPESSSAQAILNWQKRTMEMMYNDIAQAIHAKGLKANPKDYLTFFCLGNRESKTIGEYEPPESPDHDTDYYRAQQSRRFMIYVHAKMMIVDDEYIVIGSANINQRSMDGARDSEIAMGGYQPYHLATKQPARGQIHGFRMALWYEHLGLLDNSFLQPESLDCIQKVNKIAERNWNLYSSERMDDDLPGHLLSYPICVTDTGEVKEVPGSEFFPDTKAQVLGSKSDYLPPILTT; this comes from the exons CTGAAGAGACGCATTGAGAGGGCCGGTAGTTCCAAGGTATATGTGACAATCGATTTAGACAAGGCTAGAGTTGGTCGAACCAGGAAGTTAGAAAACGAGGAGACAAAACCCCATTGGAGCGAATGTTTCCATATCTACTGTGCCCACAAGGCTTCTCATGTTGTATTCTCTGTCAAACAAGAAAATCCTATTGGGGCAACTGTCATTGGAAGAGCTCAATTACCAGTCGAGGAACTCCTGGAAGGAGAAGTGGATAGATGGCTTGAGCTCTTCCATCATGATCGCACTCCCATACATGGAGGCTCTAAATTACATGTCAAACTACAATTTTTTGATGTTACTAGAGAATGTAACTGGTCTCGAGGCATTACAAGCCCAAAATTTCCAGGAGTTCCTTACACATTCTTCCCTCAGAGAAAAGGCTGCAGAGTTTTACTTTACCAAGATGCCCATATCCCAAACAATTTCATCCCAAAAATCCCCCTTTCTGGGGGCAAGTATTATGAGCCGCACCGCTGCTGGGAAGATATTTTTCATGCCATTTCCAATGCTAAACAGTTGATTTACATAACAGGCTGGTCGGTGTATACTAAAATCACCTTGGTAAGGTACTCAAGGGGGCAAAAGCCAGGGGAACACGCGACCCTGGGAGAGCTTTTTAATAAGAAGACCTCAACCCTGGGAGAGCTTCTGAAGAAGAAGGCCAGTGAAGGTGTGAGGGTTCTAATGCTTGTTTGGGATGACAGAACTTCTGTTAAGTTACTAAAGAAGGATGGGTTGATGGCCACCCATGATGAAGACACCGGGAAGTATTTCCATGGCAGTGAAGTCCACTGTGTCTTATGCCCCCGTGATCCCGATAATGGACTTAGCATTGTTCAGGACATAGAGATATCTACCATGTTCACTCATCACCAGAAGATTGTGGTAGTGGACAGTGAGATGCCTAATCGAGGATTAGAACGTCGGAGAATTGTGAGTTTCATTGGTGGCATTGATCTCTGTGATGGGAGGTATGATACTCCCACACATACCATTTTCAGGACTCTAGACACAGTGAACCACGATGATTTTCGTCAGCCTAATTTTCCAAATTCCTCCATTACTAAAGGTGGACCAAGAGAGCCCTGGCATGATGTCCATTGTCGGTTAGAAGGAGCAATTGCATGGGATGTCTTGTTCAATTTCGAGCAAAGGTGGAGAAAACAAGGTGGGAAGGATCTGCTTGTTCAACTAAGAGAACTTGATGACATAATTATACCTCCATCTCCAGTCATGTTCCCTGAAGACCATGAAACATGGAATGTTCAACTGTTCCGATCCATTGATGGTGGGGCTGCTTTCGGCTTTCCTGATTCTCCTGAGGATGCTGCGAGAGCAGGGCTTATCCGTGGGAGTGACCATATCATTGACAGGAGCATTCAGGATGCTTATATCCATGCCATCCGACGAGccaaaaatttcatttacatTGAAAACCAGTATTTTCTTGGAAGCTCTTTCTGCTGGAACTCTGATGGCCTCAAAGTAGAGGACATTGGTGCTTCGCATCTCATACCAAAGGAACTGTCACTAAAGGTCGTCAGTAAGATCGAAGCAGGAGAGAGATTTTCCATATATGTTGTGGTTCCAATGTGGCCAGAAGGTATCCCAGAGAGTTCATCTGCTCAGGCAATACTGAATTGGCAGAAGAGAACAATGGAGATGATGTATAATGATATAGCTCAGGCCATCCATGCCAAGGGGCTCAAGGCAAACCCCAAGGACTATTTGACATTCTTTTGCCTTGGCAATCGGGAGAGTAAGACAATTGGAGAATATGAACCTCCAGAGAGTCCAGACCATGATACAGATTATTACAGAGCTCAGCAATCCAGGCGGTTCATGATCTATGTCCATGCTAAGATGATGATTG TTGATGATGAATACATAGTCATAGGATCCGCCAACATAAATCAGAGGTCAATGGATGGTGCCAGGGATTCAGAGATTGCAATGGGAGGCTACCAACCGTATCACCTCGCTACCAAGCAGCCTGCCAGGGGTCAAATTCATGGCTTCCGAATGGCATTATGGTATGAGCACCTTGGCCTGCTTGATAACTCCTTCCTCCAACCAGAGAGCCTCGACTGTATCCAGAAGGTAAACAAGATTGCTGAAAGGAATTGGAACCTCTATTCCTCAGAGAGAATGGATGATGACTTGCCAGGCCACCTGCTTAGTTACCCCATTTGCGTTACGGACACTGGAGAGGTCAAAGAAGTACCTGGATCAGAGTTCTTTCCCGACACTAAGGCTCAAGTTCTGGGGTCCAAATCTGATTATCTCCCTCCAATCCTCACTACTTGA